In the genome of Acanthopagrus latus isolate v.2019 chromosome 4, fAcaLat1.1, whole genome shotgun sequence, the window attattccatTAAcctatttaatttttttttttggtatgcTAAAAATCAGAGAATATTGAAAAAATGCCTGTTGTAGTTTAACACAGCCCAAGGAGATGTATTCAGATGTCTTGTACAAATCGCGTACATCGACCAGAAGCATTAAAGACTCACAACTGAGAGGCTGGAATCagtgaaatgataatgaaatcagacaaattatcaaaacagtCAATTGATAGTTGCTTCCTTGACCTTTTCtagactaaaataaaaaaactttataaatCCATCTGGTGTAGGGGATTTGCGAGTGTAAGGCGCGTTCACATGAGGAACTTACACGATCTGATGGGGAAACTTGAAACCTCCATCTCACATTAACTGAGAATTGACAGCACAGGGAAGCAGACGACATCTTGCACCTGTAAGTTAAacttctgaaatgaaaaacatttgcatgctAATAGATTCTGTGTTTAAAATTAGGGCAAAGGAGTGAATGATTGTCAGTAGTTCATTGAACGTTTTGcggcaaacacacagatgaattgttatttaaagtatttttaaatgtctaGACACATGTCTTATGAGGGCGGATGGAGTGTCTAATGTGTAGTTGgtgcagtttgttgttgttgctgtgcagTGGCAGCCACCCATGATGAGGTAACATGGACCAAAGTATTTATTACAGAAGTGAAAAAGTTGGACCGCCTTCTCAAAGAGACAGCTACAACCCACCGGACTCCATTAATAATTTTCAATATTTGACTCTCCTTCTGTTCCCAGAGAGGCAGAGCCTGTGGAGGAGGAACTtccagagggggaggagggagaggaggaagaaccgATGATGGGTCAAGAGGGAGAGTTGCCAGAGTACGACTACGGTTCTGGACAGTATGAGGGCTCCGGAGCTGAAGGTTGGCCCATGGCAGACATGGGCATTACTGCTGCTGAAAGTGAGACAGGCTCAGGCGAGACCTGGACAGAGGAAAACGTGAAGCTGAACAAAGGTGACTATTTTGGGGAAAAAACCTTGATTTGCATGGATTTAACGGTCTTCtagcctctctttttttctgcttcatatAGTCTgatcttttcatatttttttctgcttgcaGATGGAAACATGATGAGGCGGTTGTTCCCGAGCAGGTCTCTGGTTGGTGTGGCAAAACCAGCAGAGCATGAGCTGAGAGAAGACAACCTTCTGCAGCTGTAGACTGCACAGCAACccactaacacacacgcacacacacacacatgaacacactcacacgcagacacacacatgcacacacgcacacacagttgGAACCAAGGCTAGCatctattttgttttcatcctgtcTCTTCATATagtaaaacaaacattgcaTCGCCACCTGGTGGTTGCTCTGAGATCGACAAGGGCCAaacacagtatactgtatatttgtatttgcaGTGCTATTGATGGGAATTATTCTCTTCAGGTTTAAAAAGGGAGAGTGCAAACAATGCAAAAGTAACTGCCAAAGTAAAAGAATGGTCTGCATACATGAGacgtaaacacactttaattaaGTTTAAGTTGGCTGTGACTCGTACTTGTGCTTTCTTGTGGAGAGGACGTGTAAGTTGGGcaatgcaaaaatgcaaaaaatctaaatatgcCGAAACCTGCCTTCAAAATTGTTGTAATACCAGTGCAATAAGATGATGCCACGCAGTGCTCActctgtgcagctgtggttccaaagctttttttgtttatggaGCCACGAGGCCTGTGTTCCTTTAAGACACGCCAAAGACTTATTTATATTATTCAATCCCTTTTTCTGTAAAGTGTTGTGACACTTCACACTTTTCCGCAGGAGGGTTATGGAACCTATTTTGGGAACTTTTGTTCTGCTcacgtttaaaaaaagagcatctTGCAAACCCAAATCCCTCAGGAATGGATTTATGCAATCCTAACCACTGTGAGCTGGAATATATTCAAAATATGGAATGTGCACATGGATGCACTTCACCGTGCTCTGCATTGTCTAATTTGCATTTGAAATACTTCTATCAATAAAGGATTTATAACAAGAgtgccctgttttttttccattctatTTTATGAAAGCTGTTCTGTtaacttttccattttcttaGTCAGTCGGGTGCTGCTGCCTCACTGTTATACTTGCTGGGGGTGTAAGAGGTTATCATGTGATGCTTTatagaaagaaatgtgtttttttgcacagaatTTTAAACCAAATTGACTTCATAAACCTAGTTTTCTGACACaaagagaatgtgtgtgtgatcacgtACTTATCAAAAGTTGTTAGCAGTGGTATGTTCATTGTAAATGTTGTTACTTAGATTACTATGACATAGGACATTAATGTTTTAgggctacagcagcagaaagtCAATACAACAAGCACTGTCTGAGCTCCTGAGTTCAAACTGTCTCTCACATCAGGAAATACAGTCAGTGCACCAAACAGATGGAGGCTGAGCATTGAACAAATGGGGAGAGGCAGTGTTGTCACTAGTTAGTCCACCAGAGAGCGCTGACAAgcttaatttaaatttaatataCCCCACTCACAACATCTATTTGGTCACAGTTTTTGGTCACCCACCATGTCATTTTTCCAGGCAAGATGCTGTCTATATTAAATTAGAATGTTAACAAGAACAGCAGGGAAATAAAGATCACACGTTTTTTGATCACAAATTGCAGGATTCCCTTTAAAGacatatattatacatttatgTTTACACAGACATACTGTGATCATTTTTGAGGTTCACAATTTCATTTTGGATgactagaataggtttacatgtctggatgctcaaaaaacacatcacttaTGTCATACTGATGTGTATGACATCAGTATGACTTTTGTTCGCTcttgttttagctcctgtctcctTGAGACCGCCCACCTGAATACCCAGtcagcctctgattggtcagctcacacacgcccgAGCCAGCACTGCTTACCGTGTCTCCGGTTGGCTCTTTCATGTtctcagcttccagttagcttcacttctagCGTGAATGTAGGCAGATGTTGTGCAAAGGTGTGACATGTTGAAGTAGTGTGACATCATGAAGTCAGGGAATTAAAGGTggggctactgacgaggtgtttcaggggCAGTGTTTTTAGTGGGAAAGAGGAGCTCCCATTGGGCTTTTTTAACTATCCATACCTTTCAAATGCACAAGAACATTTATGCTTTAACATACTGAAGGAAagggaacaaaatgaaaaaccaCAATAGgtaacctttaaaaagaaaaaaaaattgaccaATCTATATTCTCAGATTTTTAACATAAGTCAGGCTGTAATAAAAGTAGCCACTGTCATAAACTTTCTCTATGTCTCACTAAAATTATCCTGGATTTTTTAAGGAGAAATTAAGGGGGGGGAATGCCAAGCAGCGTCCCATGTCAGCCTGCTGCCTCcgcccacagacacacacatgaccCGGGTCACATGACGGAGATCCTTGATACTACCTCCTGGTTCACACCAACAGACTGGCTACACGGAGcgaggctagctgttagcttcaACTGTCTAGACGGCCGAGATGGTGAGTGCAAAAACAAGCATCATCTCTTCGGGCTACACTGAAACGAACCGGGATACTTACTGATAAAACGGCAGCAATAACACCGACCAGATGTTTAACTTACAGCTGCTGTTTAACAGTTAAACCCCGACAGGAGAGCTAGCTGGGCTGGTCGAGTTAGCATGAGTACGAGGCCGCCTGTGCTCTCTCTCACTGATGTTTTGGCTAGCCAGCggcccagcagcagctcctgttaATGAAGACAGGAGCTAAAAGTGTTTATCAGTAATTGAATTAATtttagctgtttgtgttttgggtgACTGGAGCTGCCAGAGTGCCGAGGGAAGCGTCAAAGTTAGCTAACGTTGCTGGTTAGCACGATGTCATGTGAAGTTGCATCCTGCCAGTCACATACATGTCTTCACATTCCgtttacatttctgtgtttaaagAACATTCTGCTCAGAAAAGCTTTGATCACTTCTTGAATAAATGAGTTAGGACACAGTAGCATCGATTGCATGTTGAATCCCACTGACTGTGATgcactgttgctgttttttccatGTTATTTGCTCCAGTGTGGCACATTGTATTGATTAATAGGAGTTTCCTATATTAATCACGCAACCATTTACGGGATCATATGACTGAAAGCATCCCACTCGCTTTCAGACAGTGATCATTGGTCTCTCCTGACATCTTGGTGGTTGGGCTGATCCCTCCAGATTTGCTGCTCCTGCATGCTGAAGCATGTGTTTGTGACTTTGTGCcagctcagagaaaaataatgtggGTGGACAGCCGTTGTTAAGTGACTGAAATAACATAGGGACTAGCTGCATGGATTTACCTTTAAACATCTGGCAGTCccatttgttttcacacacttgTTCTCACGTACAGATGTTAAACATGTTATTGCAGAGTTAGATCCCGTTATCCGTCACAAGTCCATACAGATGTTGTGTGAACAAATATACAAATCCAAATAGTTGTAGTTTTAAAGTGCCTGTAAGATAGATAACAGCAACAGTGCTGTTACAGTTTAACAGCCTGAAAACTGTGGCTGTTCACGCCCCTGAGATTAAGATAGCCACATCGCAGGCTGATAGGAGATTTTCCACTTTCTTACTTTGCCTGAtatctcagtttgttttgttgtgtccgGTTTTACAGTTGTGCTTGATCTTGAGTTGTCACCTACATGAATTACAGAAAGGTTCAACTTTGTGAACCTGAAAGGACCCGTATCTAGTTTTGAGAAATGAATTAAAACCCAGAACGATAATATAAACTATATTTAGAAGGTAACTCAGGGATATGTATCTGATGAATTGATGTGAAactgtatgaaattgtgttttactttgaagacggattatttattcagtttatgaaGTAATGAAAATTCATCAATGATGATTCATCTTTTCAGGTTAAAAGTTCTTCCACAAAACTGCGTCTTTTaagtaataaagaaataaagaggtGACGGCTGTCATCTGCTTGAAGAGTGTGCAGGTCGTCAGGATTAATACAGCAAAGcgcttttttcttctgtctggaATTCTGTCCTATTGTACTGTCAATAAAGGTTTAATCAGTGTATTATTCAGACATCTTTGCAAGACTGACTCATGAAAATTCTTCTTCCTGTGTGTAATGCCGTGTTTTCTGTGGTGTGCGTTGTGTCCTTCAGAGTTTCCTAGGAGGTTTGTTTGGGCCGGTATGTGAGATAGACGTGCTGCTGAACGATGCAGAGAACAGAAAGACAGCTGAGCTGAAGACAGAAGAGGGGAAGGTGGAGAAGCACTACCTGTTCTACGACGGAGAGTCTGTGTCTGGCAAGGTAAACTGACTTTACATTATTGATAACGTGGGATGCAGCCGGAGCTCCTCAAGGGAGCCCTACACACCTGAAGCCTTGATTAAAAAAttgctgtcatttcattttagtAGTTAGCAGTGTTCAGTAAGCAGGTAATGGACTTCTCGGCCATACCTCAGTCTATTTTGGGACGCTCTCTTTAACTGAGCCCAGTGGGAAATTAAAGTTCTTCTGATGTGTGCGCAAGATTTGCTCTGGGAAGAAGTGAAGCATCTATGTTTAGGGTCTATGAATGTATCAGCTGATATATCTGCTTTATTAAGTCATAAAGGAGTCTTCCCAATATTTGATTCTCTTAACAAAATGTTTACATAACTTcagacagcaacagcagctttgTAATAACAAGACATGGCTTCTGTCTGGGATATTTTCTGTGTTCTATGAAGAGAAGGTAGTATCGGTAGTATCAGCTGTGACAACATGATTTTTGCCTCATATGATACTTGATCTCATCGCCTGTCCCCCTCAAGGTGAATCTAAATGTGAAGCAGGGAGGAAAGCGACTGGAGCATCAGGGCATCCGCATCGAGTTTGTTGGACAGATAGGTGAGCATTCATCAGTCAccactctgtgtgtctgtctcttgcAAGACGTATAGATCGATGAGAGCTAATTGTTATTTATAATGAAATTGTACAATGAACTCTTCCTTTGCACAGTTGATGGTATAACGGTGCtgatgaatatatatatatatatatatatatatattagctATTAAAACCTCTAACTTGCCTTATGCCTAAGATATTCACACTGTCAGTTGAGTGCATTGGGCTTTATAGCTGGAGAACTACTTGTCCACAGTCGGCTGCTGGCTTTCTCATGTGGTTAAAGGGTTTAACGGAGCATGTGGTCCTCATGTGCAGCCTGCCATAGTGGAGCTAAACCCTTGTTCAACTGTATGTGCAGTAGGAGGAGGGTAGCGGGGGCAGTGTGTTGAAAGAGCATGGGATcctgatataaaatgttttctagTCTTATTTAACTTGCACTCTTAAtctttatttcagaactgttcTCTGATAAGAGCAACACCCATGAGTTTGTGGACCTGGTGAAAGAGTTGGCTCTGCCAGGAGAACTCACCCAGAACAGGAGCTACGACTTTGAGTTCATGCAGGTGGAGAAGCCCTATGAGTCCTATACTGGAGCCAATGTCAGGCTAAGGTATATTCAATACACAGCTTAACAATAGGCTGTAAGTTCTACTGTCATATCAGTTGCATTGGTCTCATTTGAAGTTTCTGATGATCTGTGTGCTCGACATCAAGTGTCCACATTAAATCTTAAGATACAGTTCCCCCTACTGGAGGGGGACAGTGAGAGATATACACAGAGACCAATAAGATATTGCAGacattaagtgtgtttttttattttattttttattacttgaTGTTTATTTGCAGGGAATAATTTGAATcgatcattattttttttttatcaagtaCATTTTGCTGGCTGATGGTTTACTATTGTAAATCTTTTTCggatgatcttttttttctttttttttttttttgagtgtttgtcTAATAACATCTCCCATTTTGACTTTGTGGCGATATTGTGTCAAAAACGATCAATCAGTTAAGAAAATTTTACCTTATTATTGGTTAATTAAAGTACTTTCAAGGAGCAGCCATATGTTATTGATAATATATCTTAGAATCATCACCGTACTGACTAaatctgaatgaaaatgatgtgaaaatttCACGTACTAgtcaaaatgtgatttaaaaacacattttaggttGTTTGAGTTCAGTATGTTCACACctgatggagaaaacaaagattttctGTGGTTGTCGCAGTGGGACATTTTGGATGGCAGCGTGTTCAACACTGTTTTCAGactctttctctgtcttgcAGGTATTTCCTCAGGGTGACAATAGTTCGTCGGCTTTCTGACTTAGTGAAGGAATACGAGCTGATTGTCCACCAGTTAGCCACCTACCCAGATGTCAACAACTCAATCAAGATGGAGGTTGGCATAGAAGACTGTCTGCACATCGAGTTTGAATACAATAAATCCAAGTAAGATCAATTTCGGTATATCTTTTCTGTTGaggtctttatttttttctgcagccacTTTGAGCTGCTTGTCCTGATGTGTCTCTTTGTTAGATACCACCTCAAGGACGTGATTGTTGGGAAGATCTACTTCCTGCTGGTCAGGATCAAGATCCAACACATGGAGCTACAGCTCATCAAGAAGGAGATAACAGGCATAGGTGAGAATCTAGGACAGCCATGTTTACAATGTATGTCACTTAGATCCGACACATATACTGCAAGCAGCATGACTCAGCGCTGACTTTATAGTTCATCATCTTTGAGGTTTCTCCAGCTGTAAAATGCAATCGCTGGTTTACTTTTCTGTGAAGTGATGAGGTCccaaaagattttaaaaacttCTGTGAGCTCTGCTCCACTTTACTGTTGTTTATCCTACTCATTTAATGTAATCGATGTCCTCCTTTTTCAGGTCCCAGTACCACCACGGAGACAGAGACGGTTGCAAAGTATGAGATCATGGATGGAGCCCCAGTTAAAGGAGAATCAATCCCCATCAGACTCTTTCTGGCAGGTAAgttcaccctctcctctcctctcctctcctctcctctcctctcctctcctctcctctcctctcctctcctctaatAATCGACACAATGTAATGGAAAATATctatataaaaaatgttattaaataaaCGTGTATACGTATATTTTACTTAAAGTATGAGATGCAGCTTATCACATCTCCTGTTTCCTCACAGGATATGACTTGACAGCCACCATGAGGGATGTCAACAAGAAGTTCTCTGTACGCTACTTCCTTAATCTGGTGCTGGTGGACGAAGAGGACAGAAGATACTTTAAACAACAggtaacaaacacactgagcagtGATGGTATTAGACGTTAGTGAGCTTATATCTGTAACTGGACCTGATATAAATGAGTATGTAACTTTTATGTGTATAAGTAAACTCCACAGGGCTTTAAGTTTAAACACCAGTCCATCTCAAGAGCCTCTCATTGCCTGTAGAAAGTTTACAAATTGTCTTGCAGTGAAAAAGATCTGTAAcctattgtgttttctttgttgtccaAATGTCTGTCAACCTGAAAGCGACtgttttaattgaaaatataaaaatgctgaCTAAAGTTAGCCAGTAGCTA includes:
- the srgn gene encoding serglycin; protein product: MRVILFLVICCLALHNGKGTPKTAVYKFVRCNPEGNQANCVTLQSPQMEWSPELPAKLPASTAQYLEAEPVEEELPEGEEGEEEEPMMGQEGELPEYDYGSGQYEGSGAEGWPMADMGITAAESETGSGETWTEENVKLNKDGNMMRRLFPSRSLVGVAKPAEHELREDNLLQL
- the vps26a gene encoding vacuolar protein sorting-associated protein 26A, with the protein product MSFLGGLFGPVCEIDVLLNDAENRKTAELKTEEGKVEKHYLFYDGESVSGKVNLNVKQGGKRLEHQGIRIEFVGQIELFSDKSNTHEFVDLVKELALPGELTQNRSYDFEFMQVEKPYESYTGANVRLRYFLRVTIVRRLSDLVKEYELIVHQLATYPDVNNSIKMEVGIEDCLHIEFEYNKSKYHLKDVIVGKIYFLLVRIKIQHMELQLIKKEITGIGPSTTTETETVAKYEIMDGAPVKGESIPIRLFLAGYDLTATMRDVNKKFSVRYFLNLVLVDEEDRRYFKQQEIVLWRKAPEKLRKRNFHQRYESPEPRTQPVSAEQPEM